One genomic window of Punica granatum isolate Tunisia-2019 chromosome 1, ASM765513v2, whole genome shotgun sequence includes the following:
- the LOC116195619 gene encoding ethylene receptor 2-like: protein MVMTETRNIRSSFGLLLILSRLVAISAADKCSCDDEGSLWTLEAIFMYQRTSDFLIAVAYFSIPVELLWFVSCSNIPFKWVLFEFIAFIVLCGLTHLLSGLAYGPHSFELMMALTVSKILTALVSSATAITLVTLIPLLLKVKVRELMLRKKAWDLGREVGIIMKQREAGLHVRMLTREIRKSLDRHTILYTTLIELSRILGLWNCAIWMPDEEQANTMNLTHELRNRNDPSETPIRISISMDDPDIAEIVEVSDGMKILGPDRPLTVLSSGGLSGEEDGQGPGQVAAIRMPMLRVSNFKGGTPELVPSCYAILVLVLPWQVSEHNKPRTWTAPEIEIVKVVADQVAVALSHASVLEESQLMREKLEEQNLALQQARKNAVLANQARSSFHEVMNERMRRPMHAVLGLLSILQHEENLMNNQKLIVDTMARTGNNLSIPMDDEAEISLRRSSGRLSPLEIKPFHLHSLIREMACLIKCLCNSRGFGFSVEVERSLPDHVMGDERRVFQVILHTVMILLDVNSLGGLVKLRVLSVNRSLKASDQQGPQRNWKTRSTSEYVFTKFEFEIKNDHETGKASSVSGDQLCEGVKKDLSFSICKRLVQMMQGDIWIAPNSRSSARTAGLILGFQLRPSIPPVDFILREKDPLFQGTTILVADSDDTNRAVTRKLLEKLGCAVSTVGSGFECLTTISSVGRSSFMVVVLELRLPGLDGFEVATRIRKVWSHNWPLILALTASSDKGLQERCLEIGMNGFIRKPVTLQGITEELQRVMSQANL from the exons ATGGTAATGACAGAAACTCGTAATATTCGATCTTCCTTTGGCCTCCTGTTGATCCTTTCTCGGCTTGTGGCTATCTCTGCTGCCGATAAATGCAGCTGCGACGATGAAGGGAGCCTGTGGACGCTGGAGGCTATATTCATGTACCAGCGGACAAGCGACTTCCTGATTGCAGTCGCCTACTTCTCCATCCCAGTCGAGCTGCTCTGGTTCGTGAGCTGCTCTAACATCCCGTTTAAGTGGGTCCTGTTCGAGTTCATCGCCTTCATAGTCCTCTGCGGCCTAACCCACCTCCTCAGCGGGCTTGCCTATGGTCCCCACTCCTTCGAGCTAATGATGGCCCTCACGGTGTCCAAGATCCTGACCGCCCTTGTTTCCTCTGCGACTGCGATAACACTCGTAACCTTAATCCCTCTGCTTCTCAAGGTGAAGGTGAGGGAGCTGATGCTGCGGAAGAAGGCATGGGACCTCGGGCGCGAGGTCGGGATCATAATGAAGCAGAGAGAGGCAGGGCTGCACGTGAGGATGCTCACCAGGGAGATCCGCAAGTCACTTGATCGCCACACAATCCTTTACACCACCCTGATCGAGCTGTCCCGGATTCTTGGGCTCTGGAACTGTGCTATCTGGATGCCGGACGAGGAGCAGGCAAACACGATGAACCTCACTCACGAGCTCAGGAATAGAAATGATCCATCGGAAACCCCAATTAGAATCTCGATCTCCATGGACGATCCTGACATTGCCGAGATAGTTGAAGTCTCCGATGGAATGAAGATCCTGGGCCCTGATCGACCACTCACAGTTTTAAGTAGCGGAGGATTGTCCGGGGAAGAGGACGGCCAGGGGCCAGGCCAAGTGGCGGCAATTCGAATGCCGATGCTTCGGGTGTCCAACTTTAAAGGCGGGACCCCGGAGCTCGTCCCTTCTTGTTATGCAATACTAGTTTTGGTTCTTCCCTGGCAGGTAAGTGAACATAATAAACCTCGGACCTGGACTGCACCAGAGATCGAGATTGTCAAAGTCGTTGCTGATCAAGTGGCTGTTGCACTTTCTCATGCTTCGGTCCTTGAGGAGTCCCAGCTCATGAGGGAGAAGCTCGAGGAGCAGAACCTGGCCCTGCAACAGGCCAGAAAGAATGCTGTGCTGGCAAACCAGGCCCGGAGTTCATTCCATGAGGTCATGAACGAACGGATGAGGAGGCCAATGCACGCGGTCTTGGGCCTGCTCTCAATCTTGCAGCATGAAGAAAATTTGATGAACAATCAGAAGCTGATTGTCGATACAATGGCAAGGACCGGCAACAACCTATCGATCCCTATGGATGATGAAGCGGAAATCTCACTGAGGAGGAGCAGCGGCAGATTATCACCCCTGGAAATAAAGCCTTTCCATTTACATTCATTGATAAGAGAGATGGCTTGTCTAATAAAGTGCTTGTGTAATTCTAGAGGATTCGGATTCTCGGTTGAGGTTGAGAGGTCTCTTCCTGATCATGTGATGGGAGACGAGAGGAGGGTCTTTCAAGTTATCTTGCATACTGTCATGATTCTTTTGGACGTGAACAGTCTCGGCGGCCTTGTTAAGCTTCGGGTCTTGTCAGTAAATAGAAGTTTAAAAGCGAGTGATCAACAGGGACCTCAAAGGAATTGGAAAACGAGGTCAACTAGTGAATATGTTTTTACCAAGTTTGAGTTCGAGATCAAGAATGATCATGAGACTGGCAAGGCGAGCTCGGTTTCAGGGGATCAGCTCTGTGAAGGGGTCAAGAAGGACTTGAGCTTTAGCATTTGCAAAAGGCTTGTGCAG ATGATGCAAGGTGACATTTGGATTGCGCCAAACTCTAGGAGTTCTGCTAGGACTGCTGGATTGATTCTCGGGTTCCAACTCCGACCTTCAATACCGCCAGTTGACTTCATACTTCGCGAGAAAGATCCCCTTTTCCAGGGCACGACAATATTGGTTGCCGATAGTGATGACACGAACAGAGCTGTTACTCGAAAGCTTCTCGAGAAGCTAGGCTGCGCAGTCTCCACAGTAGGATCTGGGTTTGAGTGCCTCACTACCATAAGCTCTGTTGGACGCTCTTCCTTCATGGTTGTCGTTCTTGAACTTCGGTTGCCGGGACTGGACGGATTTGAAGTAGCAACTAGGATCCGTAAAGTCTGGAGCCATAACTGGCCACTGATCCTCGCATTAACAGCTAGCAGCGATAAAGGCTTGCAGGAGAGGTGTCTGGAAATCGGGATGAACGGGTTTATCAGGAAACCAGTCACGCTGCAAGGGATCACAGAGGAGCTCCAAAGAGTAATGTCGCAAGCCAATTTATAA
- the LOC116187302 gene encoding bet1-like SNARE 1-2, translating into MSYKRDSHASKAGLFDSYGGIEEGRGTSSSHREINEHDNDQAVENLQERVMFLKRLTGDIHEEVESHNRMLDIMGSGMDASRGLLSGTMDRFKKVFDKKSNQKICKVAAYFVVSFITVYYLIKFTGYFM; encoded by the exons ATGAGTTACAAAAG GGACTCTCATGCCTCGAAGGCTGGTCTTTTTGACAGTTATGGAGGCATTGAGGAAGGGCGTGGAACCTCCTCTTCACACCGAGAAATTAATGAGCATGACAATGACCAAGCAGTGGAGAATTTGCAGGAAAGAGTCATGTTCCTGAAGAGA CTGACCGGTGACATACACGAGGAGGTGGAAAGTCATAACCGTATGCTCGATATAATG GGGAGCGGCATGGATGCATCGAGGGGTTTACTGTCGGGGACTATGGATCGTTTTAAGAAG GTGTTTGACAAGAAATCAAACCAGAAGATATGTAAAGTTGCTGCATATTTTGTGGTCTCCTTCATTACAGTATACTACCTCATAAA GTTCACTGGATACTTCATGTGA